A portion of the Juglans microcarpa x Juglans regia isolate MS1-56 chromosome 1D, Jm3101_v1.0, whole genome shotgun sequence genome contains these proteins:
- the LOC121255444 gene encoding AP3-complex subunit beta-A translates to MFPQFGATAETLSKASTMVFRIGTDAHLYDDPEDVNIAPLLESKFDSEKCEALKRLLALIAQGFDVSNFFPQVVKNVASQSLEVKKLVYLYLLHYAEKRPNEALLSINCFQKDLGDPNALVRGWALRTMAGIRLHVIAPLVLVAVGKCARDPSVYVRKCAANALPKLYDLRLEEHNSAIEEIVGILLNDHSPGVLGAAAAAFASICPNNFSLIGQNYQRLCEILLDVEEWGQIILIGILLRFVIAKHGLVRESIMFSLCCTESSNSGKDGSTTEISIKEDPGFLCGGNNFGLDVDVSGDNDLLASMISRCYIEGPDEYLSRLSYTNRGPELNVAQFTSGKSNNDVKILLQCTSPLLWSNNSAVVLAAGGVHWIMAPREDVKRIVKPLLFVLRSSSASKYVVLCNIQVFAKAMPSLFAPHFEDFFICSSDSYQIKALKLEILSSIATDSSISFIFKEFQDYVRDPDRRFAADTVAAIGLCAQRLPKTANTCLQGLLALTRLEFLSSDIESVEGEAGVLIQAIMSIRSIIKQDPPSHEKVIIQLIRSLDSIKVPAARAMIIWIAGEYCSLGDTIPRMLTTVLSYLAWHFTTEALETKLQILNSIVKVLLCAEGEDLWSFKRVLNYVLELAECDLNYDVRDRARFLKKILSSNLDPQGLEEEANIILQHKELSHVLAEHIFGGQTKPVSPEPMNCRFYLPGSLSQIVLHAAPGYEPLPKPCSLLRDDIDLSNVCQGTNALESAKNSDFYDTDDHGSLSRSLDEESTSDYSRQDSITKSSVSSGGDGTSSANEDDDNLDPLIQISDVGNACENQNGVSHSGSADLGELISKRGLESWLNDQPGLSSASTSEPSQVSISTARISIGDIGRQVKMKSYTLLDPANGNGLKVDYTFSSEVSTISHHLVCVEVFIKNCSSEAMSDIFLQDDESSKRSYSADQTIVAMDSSLASHNDIPVIVSMEEITSLEPGQTARGIIQVRFHHHLLPLKLALFCNGKKLPVKLRPDIGYFVKPLPMDIEAFTDKESRLPGMFEYARSCMFTDHIGELNKGKDENLVTKDTFLVICECLALKMLGNANLFLVSVDMPIAANLDDASGLRLRFSSEILSNSIPCLITITVEGKCYDPLKVSIKVNCEETVFGLNMLNRVGNFLAESSQAHL, encoded by the exons ATGTTCCCCCAATTTGGAGCCACTGCGGAGACTCTGAGCAAGGCGTCGACGATGGTGTTCCGGATCGGAACGGACGCACACCTGTACGATGATCCGGAGGATGTCAACATTGCTCCGCTCCTTGAGAGCAAGTTCGACTCCGAGAAGTGCGAGGCTCTCAAGCGATTACTCGCTCTCATTGCCCAGGGCTTCGACGTCTCCAATTTCTTCCCCCAG GTTGTTAAAAACGTGGCGTCTCAGTCATTGGAAGTAAAGAAGCTGGTTTACTTGTACCTGCTCCATTACGCAGAAAA GCGTCCAAATGAAGCGTTGCTATCTATTAACTGCTTCCAAAAGGACTTGGGGGATCCAAATGCTTTGGTGCGGGGGTGGGCACTTCGAACCATGGCCGGAATCCGGCTACATGTAATTGCACCTCTTGTTCTGGTGGCTGTGGGAAAGTGTGCTAGAGATCCTTCTGTTTATGTTAGGAAATGTGCTGCCAATGCTCTTCCCAAGCTGTATGATTTGCGCCTAGAGGAACATAACTCTGCAATTGAAGAG ATTGTTGGCATATTGTTAAATGACCATTCCCCTGGAGTACTTGGAGCCGCAGCTGCAGCATTTGCTTCAATTTGCCCAAATAATTTTTCTCTGATTGGACAAAATTATCAGAGGTTATGTGAGATTCTTCTCGATGTGGAAGAGTGGGGGCAGATAATCTTAATTGGGATCCTTTTGCGCTTTGTAATAGCGAAACATGGGCTTGTTAGAGAATCCATTATGTTTTCTTTGTGTTGTACAGAGAGTTCCAATTCTGGAAAGGATGGTTCCACTACCGAAATTTCAATAAAAGAAGACCCGGGATTTTTGTGCGGGGGTAATAACTTTGGATTAGACGTTGACGTGAGCGGGGATAATGACTTGTTAGCAAGCATGATATCCAGGTGTTATATTGAAGGGCCGGATGAATACTTATCACGGTTAAGTTACACAAATAGGGGTCCTGAACTGAATGTTGCCCAATTTACTTCTGGAAAAAGTAACAATGACGTGAAGATCCTGCTGCAGTGTACATCCCCATTGTTATGGAGTAATAATAGTGCTGTGGTACTTGCAGCTGGTGGTGTACATTGGATAATGGCCCCGAGGGAGGATGTCAAAAGAATTGTCAAACCACTCTTATTTGTTCTAAGATCATCCAGTGCCTCGAAATATGTG GTTCTCTGCAACATTCAAGTCTTTGCCAAAGCAATGCCTTCTCTATTTGCTCCACACTTTGAAGACTTCTTCATATGTTCTTCAGATTCTTATCAAATAAAAGCTTTGAAGCTTGAGATACTCTCTTCCATTGCTACAGATTCGtccatttcatttatttttaaagaatttcaG GATTATGTTAGAGATCCAGACAGGAGATTTGCTGCTGATACTGTTGCTGCAATTGGTTTATGTGCACAACGACTTCCAAAAACGGCAAACACATGCTTGCAAGGGCTGTTGGCTCTGACTAGACTGG AATTTTTGTCAAGTGACATCGAGTCTGTGGAGGGAGAAGCGGGTGTTTTGATTCAAGCAATAATGTCCATTAGGTCAATCATAAAGCAAGATCCACCCAGTCATGAGAAG GTTATAATTCAGTTGATTCGTAGTCTGGATTCAATCAAGGTACCTGCAGCCCGTGCGATGATTATTTGGATTGCAGGGGAGTATTGCTCTTTGGGGGATACAATACCCAGGATGTTGACCACAGTACTCAGTTATCTTGCTTGGCACTTCACCACAGAAGCATTGGAAACAAAGCTCCAGATACTTAATTCTATTGTGAAG GTATTATTATGTGCAGAAGGAGAAGATCTTTGGAGCTTCAAAAGAGTCTTAAATTATGTGCTTGAACTGGCTGAGTGCGACTTGAACTACGATGTTCGTGACCGTGCACGTTTTTTAAAGAAGATTTTGTCATCTAATTTAGATCCTCAAGGACTCGAGGAAGAAGCAAATATTATTCTTCAACATAAGGAGCTATCACATGTACTTGCAGAACACATATTTGGGGGACAGACAAAGCCAGTGTCCCCTGAACCCATGAACTGCCGGTTTTATCTTCCTGGTTCTCTTTCACAGATAGTTCTCCATGCAGCTCCAGGTTATGAACCCCTTCCAAAACCTTGTAGTCTGCTACGTGATGACATCGACCTCTCTAATGTATGTCAAGGGACAAATGCCTTGGAGAGTGCCAAAAATAGTGACTTCTATGACACAGATGATCATGGCTCATTATCTCGGTCTTTGGATGAGGAAAGCACTTCTGATTATAGTCGCCAGGATTCTATTACCAAATCAAGCGTCAGCTCTGGTGGTGATGGGACCAGCTCTGCAAATGAAGATGATGACAATTTGGATCCACTGATTCAGATTTCAGATGTTGGCAATGCTTGTGAAAATCAGAATGGAGTGTCTCACTCTGGGTCTGCTGATTTGGGGGAATTGATATCAAAGAGAGGTCTAGAATCCTGGTTAAATGATCAGCCTGGTTTATCCAGTGCGAGTACATCAGAACCAAGTCAAGTCTCTATATCTACTGCAAGAATCTCTATTGGGGATATTGGACGCCAGGTTAAAATGAAGAGCTACACACTCTTAGATCCTGCAAACGGAAATGGGTTGAAGGTGGATTATACATTTTCATCTGAAGTTTCGACCATATCCCATCATCTTGTATGTGTagaagttttcataaaaaattgttcTTCAGAGGCCATGTCTGACATTTTTTTACAAGATGACGAATCTAGCAAACGCTCTTATTCTGCAGATCAAACAATAGTTGCCATGGACAG CTCTTTGGCATCCCATAATGACATACCGGTTATAGTTTCTATGGAAGAGATCACTTCTCTGGAACCTGGTCAGACAGCAAGGGGGATTATCCAGGTTCGCTTCCATCATCATTTATTGCCTCTGAAACTCGCCTTATTTTGCAATGGCAAGAAGCTTCCAGTTAAGTTGCGGCCAGACATTGGATATTTTGTAAAACCACTTCCAATGGATATCGAAGCCTTTACTGATAAAGAATCTCGTCTCCCAGGAATGTTTGAATATGCAAGGAG TTGCATGTTCACCGATCACATAGGGGAGTTAAACAAGGGCAAGGACGAGAATCTAGTAACAAAAGACACCTTTCTTGTAATCTGTGAGTGCCTAGCATTGAAGATGCTTGGGAATGCAAATCTTTTCCTTGTATCAGTGGATATGCCGATTGCTGCTAACCTCGATGATGCATCTGGTTTACGCTTACGATTCAGCAGTGAGATCTTGAGCAATTCAATTCCCTGCTTGATTACCATTACTGTTGAAGGAAAGTGCTACGACCCATTGAAAGTGTCCATTAAAGTCAACTGTGAGGAAACTGTATTTGGTTTAAATATGTTGAACAGAGTTGGGAATTTCTTAGCCGAGTCCTCTCAAGCCCACTTATAA